Proteins encoded within one genomic window of Acinetobacter sp. YWS30-1:
- a CDS encoding deoxyguanosinetriphosphate triphosphohydrolase encodes MTQMRWLELLSTVRIGSKKQSTELARSPFHKDYDRIIFSQSFRQLNRKTQVHPLTQHDGIHTRLTHSLEVSCIGRSLGMLAAEKIKDQLPPWVSPADVGAIIQAACLAHDIGNPPFGHAGEYAIREWFDDVSHTDFLKDLSPEQEADVRQFEGNAQGLRLLTKIDYHPNDGGMRLTYATLGAYLKYPWLSKTMASQVDLPASSRAKFGCYQAEKEILKQIAEELGLIQLGEYQYCRHPLTYLLEAADDICYALIDLEDGISLNMLSYAEVEPVFLNLLGDYGTPSEIGMPDTTWQQKIAALRGRVMKRLVNEVTTAFARHHDQILSGQLQGTLLQYCSSDIESGINRAKELARDKIFEHPQKAGLEIIAHQSLQNILDAFIPLTTPHKNLSFKEQRLMSILQRSGANFKDSHYDNIMQVLDIISKFSDHQAYNLSQELQGNKAGLL; translated from the coding sequence ATGACTCAAATGCGTTGGTTGGAACTGCTTTCGACAGTTCGGATTGGTAGTAAAAAGCAGAGTACAGAACTGGCCCGTAGCCCGTTCCACAAAGATTATGACCGTATTATTTTTTCCCAGAGCTTCCGGCAGCTCAACCGTAAAACCCAGGTGCATCCTTTAACCCAGCACGATGGTATTCATACGCGCCTGACGCATTCACTGGAAGTCTCCTGTATTGGCCGCTCGCTAGGGATGTTGGCCGCAGAGAAAATTAAAGACCAGCTTCCACCCTGGGTGTCTCCAGCGGATGTGGGCGCCATCATTCAAGCCGCTTGTCTGGCCCATGATATTGGCAACCCGCCTTTTGGCCATGCCGGTGAATATGCGATCCGCGAATGGTTTGATGATGTATCACATACTGACTTCTTAAAAGATTTAAGTCCTGAACAGGAAGCAGATGTACGTCAGTTTGAAGGCAATGCCCAAGGCCTGCGGCTTCTAACCAAGATTGACTATCATCCAAATGATGGCGGCATGCGCCTGACCTATGCCACTTTGGGTGCTTATTTAAAATATCCGTGGCTGTCAAAAACCATGGCATCGCAGGTAGATTTACCTGCCAGTAGCCGTGCCAAGTTTGGCTGCTATCAGGCAGAAAAAGAGATTTTAAAGCAGATCGCGGAAGAGCTTGGACTGATCCAGCTCGGTGAGTATCAATATTGTCGTCACCCACTGACCTATTTACTCGAAGCAGCGGATGATATCTGCTATGCCCTGATTGACCTAGAAGATGGCATTAGCCTGAACATGCTTAGCTATGCTGAAGTAGAACCGGTATTTTTAAATCTGCTCGGAGATTATGGCACGCCTTCCGAGATCGGTATGCCTGATACGACCTGGCAACAGAAAATTGCTGCACTGCGTGGCCGTGTGATGAAACGTCTGGTGAATGAAGTGACGACTGCTTTTGCACGCCATCATGACCAGATTCTGTCTGGCCAGTTACAAGGCACTTTATTGCAGTACTGTTCATCGGATATTGAAAGTGGTATTAATCGTGCCAAAGAACTGGCACGTGACAAGATTTTTGAACATCCACAAAAAGCAGGCTTAGAAATCATTGCCCATCAAAGTCTGCAAAATATTCTGGATGCCTTTATCCCGCTGACCACACCGCATAAAAACCTAAGCTTTAAGGAACAGCGGTTAATGTCGATTCTGCAACGTTCAGGAGCGAATTTTAAAGACAGCCATTATGACAATATCATGCAGGTGCTGGATATTATCTCGAAATTCTCGGATCATCAGGCTTATAACCTGTCACAGGAATTGCAGGGTAATAAAGCCGGATTGTTATAA
- the ruvA gene encoding Holliday junction branch migration protein RuvA produces MIGCLIGEVLALEAPTVLLNVNGVGYEIDTPLTTFCQLQKGQKITLWTHLAVREDAQLLYGFLNAQEKTIFCTLLKVNGVGPKMALGILSTLSVEMLIHTVENEDVNTLVKVPGVGKKTAERLMIELRDRFKAMSAGTAPSNSTAPQIQFMGNSAVAEAEAALQSLGYKPAEAQKLVNAAKGEFTEASDIIRAALKSMNK; encoded by the coding sequence ATGATTGGATGTCTGATTGGTGAAGTGCTGGCGCTGGAAGCACCGACTGTATTATTAAATGTGAATGGTGTGGGTTATGAAATTGATACACCACTCACTACTTTTTGCCAGTTGCAAAAAGGCCAGAAAATTACCCTGTGGACGCATCTGGCTGTGCGTGAAGATGCACAATTACTGTATGGTTTTTTAAATGCTCAGGAAAAAACCATTTTCTGCACTTTATTAAAAGTGAACGGCGTTGGCCCGAAAATGGCACTCGGCATTCTTTCAACTTTAAGTGTGGAGATGCTGATCCATACTGTTGAGAATGAAGATGTAAATACGTTGGTTAAAGTGCCTGGAGTCGGCAAGAAAACTGCTGAACGTTTAATGATTGAACTGCGCGACCGCTTTAAAGCTATGTCTGCGGGCACTGCTCCAAGCAACTCGACAGCGCCACAAATTCAGTTTATGGGCAATTCAGCCGTAGCTGAAGCTGAAGCAGCATTACAATCTCTCGGTTATAAACCGGCTGAAGCGCAAAAACTGGTGAATGCAGCCAAAGGTGAGTTTACCGAAGCCAGTGACATCATCCGTGCTGCATTAAAGTCGATGAATAAATAA
- the ruvB gene encoding Holliday junction branch migration DNA helicase RuvB: MQDRLISGSEKPEDHFDRAIRPASLDDYIGQPVVREQMEIFIGAARGRAEALDHTLIFGPPGLGKTTLANIIAREMGGNLKSTSGPVLERAGDLAAMLTNLEEGDVLFIDEIHRLSPVIEEILYPAMEDYQLDIMIGEGPAARSIKLDLPPFTLVAATTRAGLLTSPLRDRFGIVQRLEFYSVDDLTHIVKRSASLLDVPMTEDGAKEIARRSRGTPRIANRLLRRVRDYAQVKGTGEVTQEMAQRALDMLNVDKDGLDTLDRRYLSMLLERFDGGPAGVEALAAAMAEDSGTLEDVIEPYLIQQGYVMRTARGRIATNMAYLQFGITPPEPK; the protein is encoded by the coding sequence ATGCAAGACCGTCTCATCAGTGGTTCTGAAAAACCCGAAGATCATTTTGATCGTGCCATCCGCCCGGCTTCCCTCGATGACTATATCGGTCAGCCCGTGGTGCGTGAGCAAATGGAAATCTTTATTGGTGCTGCTCGTGGCCGTGCTGAAGCTCTCGATCATACTTTGATCTTTGGACCTCCAGGTCTAGGTAAAACGACGTTAGCGAATATTATTGCCCGTGAAATGGGTGGCAATCTCAAATCGACTTCAGGTCCAGTACTAGAACGTGCGGGCGATCTGGCAGCAATGCTGACCAATCTTGAAGAAGGTGATGTCCTGTTTATTGACGAGATTCACCGCCTGTCACCTGTGATTGAAGAAATTTTGTATCCAGCCATGGAAGACTACCAGCTGGATATCATGATTGGTGAAGGCCCTGCTGCCCGTTCGATTAAATTGGACTTACCACCATTTACTTTGGTCGCTGCAACCACACGTGCTGGTCTACTCACTTCTCCACTTCGTGACCGTTTCGGGATTGTGCAGCGTCTGGAATTCTATTCAGTCGATGACCTCACTCATATTGTGAAACGTTCTGCAAGCCTCTTGGATGTTCCAATGACCGAAGATGGCGCAAAAGAAATTGCACGTCGTTCACGTGGTACACCGCGTATTGCCAACCGTTTATTGCGTCGTGTACGTGACTATGCTCAAGTCAAAGGCACAGGTGAAGTCACTCAGGAAATGGCTCAACGTGCATTAGATATGTTGAACGTGGATAAAGATGGCTTGGATACTCTCGACCGTCGTTACCTGTCGATGTTGCTAGAACGCTTTGATGGTGGCCCGGCGGGTGTAGAAGCTTTGGCAGCAGCAATGGCAGAAGATTCAGGTACGCTGGAAGATGTGATTGAGCCTTATCTGATTCAGCAAGGTTATGTGATGCGTACTGCGCGCGGTCGTATTGCGACCAATATGGCTTATTTACAGTTTGGCATAACGCCGCCTGAGCCGAAGTAA